From Synechococcus sp. UW69, the proteins below share one genomic window:
- a CDS encoding TatD family hydrolase codes for MSPTPTLIDSHCHIVFRNFDEDLDEVASRWREAGVGALLHACVEPSEIPAIRALADRFPEMRYSVGVHPLDTQHWADDTVAVLRRAALEDDRVVAIGELGLDLFRDKNLEEQLAVLRPQLDLAVELNLPVIIHCRDAAEPMLVELRARQAEGRCPAGVMHCWGGTPDEMQQFLELGMYISFSGTVTFPKAEPTHDCARQVPEDRFLVETDCPFLAPVPRRGKRNEPAFVASVATRVAELRGVDLESVACSSTANARRLFGLP; via the coding sequence GTGTCTCCCACTCCGACGCTGATCGACAGTCACTGTCACATCGTCTTTCGCAATTTTGACGAGGACCTCGACGAGGTGGCCTCACGTTGGCGCGAGGCCGGTGTCGGCGCTCTGTTGCATGCCTGCGTTGAACCTTCCGAAATTCCTGCGATCCGGGCACTGGCTGATCGGTTCCCTGAAATGCGGTATTCAGTTGGAGTTCATCCTTTAGATACCCAGCATTGGGCTGATGACACGGTGGCGGTGCTGCGTCGGGCGGCTTTGGAGGATGACCGGGTGGTCGCTATCGGTGAACTCGGGCTCGATCTCTTCCGCGACAAGAACCTGGAGGAGCAGCTTGCTGTGCTGCGTCCGCAGCTGGATCTGGCGGTGGAGCTGAACCTGCCGGTGATCATTCACTGTCGTGATGCCGCCGAGCCGATGCTGGTTGAACTTCGGGCCCGTCAGGCGGAGGGCCGTTGTCCCGCGGGGGTCATGCATTGCTGGGGCGGCACTCCCGATGAAATGCAGCAGTTCCTGGAGCTCGGGATGTATATCAGCTTCAGTGGCACCGTGACCTTCCCCAAAGCTGAGCCCACCCACGACTGCGCCCGTCAGGTGCCTGAAGATCGGTTTTTGGTGGAAACCGATTGCCCCTTCTTGGCTCCCGTGCCTCGTCGCGGCAAGCGCAATGAGCCGGCCTTTGTGGCCTCTGTCGCGACGCGTGTGGCTGAGCTGCGGGGTGTGGATCTCGAGAGCGTGGCTTGCAGCAGCACCGCCAACGCCCGACGTTTGTTTGGACTCCCTTAA
- the rpsT gene encoding 30S ribosomal protein S20: MANNKSAKKRIEIAERNRLRNRTYKSSLRTLMKRCFTACDAYSATPGDEAKTTVQSSMRAAFSKIDKAVKVGVLHRNNGANQKSRLSAAVRKVLEPAS; the protein is encoded by the coding sequence GTGGCCAATAACAAGTCAGCCAAGAAGCGGATTGAGATTGCTGAGCGCAACCGTCTGCGCAATCGCACCTACAAGTCGTCCCTGCGCACGTTGATGAAGCGTTGCTTCACCGCCTGTGACGCCTACAGCGCAACGCCTGGCGACGAAGCCAAGACCACCGTGCAGAGCTCGATGCGTGCCGCCTTCAGCAAGATCGACAAGGCGGTGAAGGTCGGTGTCCTGCATCGCAACAATGGTGCCAATCAGAAGTCCCGTCTCAGTGCAGCGGTGCGCAAGGTTCTCGAGCCCGCCAGCTGA